A region of Staphylococcus sp. IVB6181 DNA encodes the following proteins:
- a CDS encoding GRP family sugar transporter, whose protein sequence is MDLLIALLPALFWGSVVLINVLVGGGPYNQIRGTTLGALIVGILLLLTGHASFEPKVVIVGLISGAFWALGQGYQLRSVQLIGVSKTMPISTGMQLVGTTLFSAVFLGEWSTGTQVILGIFAMILLVAGIALTSLKAKHETSEGSKSLGRAIPILLISTVGYVVYVVIAQIFGVNGLDALFFQSIGMAIGGFLLSVNHQTSKRYTIRNIIPGVVWAIGNLFLFFSQPKVGVATSFSFSQLLVIVSTLGGIFLLKERKDKRQLVGIGLGIVLIVAAAFVLGGLKA, encoded by the coding sequence ATGGATTTACTTATTGCATTGCTTCCTGCACTCTTTTGGGGCAGCGTTGTCCTGATTAACGTACTTGTTGGAGGCGGTCCTTATAATCAAATCCGAGGCACGACACTCGGCGCTTTGATTGTAGGTATTTTATTGCTGCTCACAGGGCATGCAAGCTTTGAACCGAAAGTCGTCATTGTCGGCTTGATTTCCGGTGCGTTTTGGGCACTTGGTCAAGGCTATCAATTACGTTCTGTTCAATTGATCGGTGTTTCTAAAACAATGCCGATTTCAACAGGCATGCAGTTAGTCGGAACTACACTCTTCAGTGCTGTCTTCTTAGGTGAATGGAGTACCGGTACTCAAGTCATACTAGGTATTTTCGCTATGATTCTCTTAGTAGCTGGTATTGCTTTAACATCACTGAAAGCGAAACATGAAACTTCAGAAGGTTCTAAATCTCTAGGCAGAGCCATTCCAATCTTGCTGATTTCTACGGTAGGCTATGTCGTTTATGTAGTCATCGCACAAATCTTTGGCGTTAATGGTTTAGACGCATTGTTCTTCCAATCAATCGGTATGGCTATCGGCGGATTTTTATTATCTGTCAATCACCAAACTTCAAAACGCTATACCATCCGAAATATTATACCCGGTGTAGTATGGGCTATCGGTAACTTGTTCTTATTCTTTTCACAACCGAAAGTCGGTGTTGCGACAAGTTTCTCATTCTCGCAATTATTAGTCATCGTCTCTACACTCGGCGGTATCTTCTTATTGAAAGAACGTAAAGACAAACGCCAATTAGTCGGAATCGGATTAGGCATCGTCTTAATCGTTGCGGCTGCCTTTGTACTTGGAGGATTGAAAGCTTAA
- a CDS encoding GNAT family N-acetyltransferase: MKAIQIDSAQDIQSFIHQADTSMCSYIYKLHQKNVALSQSIDALKHDTGVYALVNDADEIQMLMGGFSYDTQHFKMVGPFLAPNYQLDAQAFKQLFETLADAQPKGAHFNFSFDVTSDYKSSLMKAIDAHYTFTDYYLSTNHTIETSNEAQRHIIPYHKAFFTHFEPLHHKIFRREAMTASEIVNTIDENNQLFFFVSEGILKGYLYLQIKPDKQSAEIKYFSSHTDYRNEGIAFNLLSYAINYAFKRETIQKVYFKIRSKNDRLVDRFSELGFDIRSERKKFKYIKE, encoded by the coding sequence ATGAAAGCAATTCAGATAGATTCTGCTCAAGACATCCAAAGCTTTATCCACCAAGCCGATACGTCCATGTGTTCGTATATTTACAAGCTGCATCAAAAGAATGTTGCTTTATCGCAAAGTATTGACGCATTAAAACATGATACAGGTGTATATGCCTTAGTTAATGATGCTGATGAGATACAAATGCTGATGGGCGGTTTTTCTTATGATACACAACACTTTAAAATGGTCGGACCTTTTCTCGCTCCAAATTATCAACTCGATGCACAAGCATTCAAGCAGTTATTCGAAACATTGGCCGACGCACAACCAAAAGGTGCACATTTCAACTTTTCATTCGATGTAACAAGCGACTATAAAAGTTCATTAATGAAAGCAATTGATGCACATTACACGTTTACGGATTACTACCTTTCAACTAATCATACGATTGAAACAAGTAATGAAGCACAACGGCATATTATTCCTTATCACAAAGCCTTTTTCACACATTTCGAACCGTTGCATCATAAAATCTTCAGACGTGAAGCGATGACAGCTTCTGAAATCGTCAATACTATTGATGAGAATAATCAATTGTTCTTCTTCGTTTCTGAAGGCATCTTAAAAGGTTACCTTTATTTGCAAATCAAACCTGATAAACAATCAGCAGAAATCAAATACTTCTCGTCGCATACGGATTACCGCAACGAAGGTATTGCTTTCAACTTGTTAAGTTACGCAATCAACTATGCTTTTAAACGAGAGACTATCCAAAAAGTTTATTTCAAAATCCGCAGTAAAAACGATCGCTTAGTGGATCGTTTCAGCGAACTCGGTTTTGATATCCGTTCTGAACGCAAAAAATTCAAATACATTAAAGAGTAA